A window of the Salipiger sp. H15 genome harbors these coding sequences:
- the pyrC gene encoding dihydroorotase, with amino-acid sequence MTQITLRRPDDWHLHLRDGEMLAGIAPESARHFGRAIIMPNLVPPVVTGAQAAAYRTRILEVLPEGSTFTPLMTLYLTETTDPADVAAAYDAGIITALKLYPAGATTNSASGVRDFDKVRPVLELMAEKGIPLCVHGEVVDGDVDIFDREAVFIDRVLDPIRRATPGLRVVMEHITTKQGVDYARAGGDDLGATITTHHLVINRNHILVGGIKPHYYCLPVAKREEHRLALREAATSGDASFFLGTDSAPHTDPAKESACGCAGCFTATNTLSILAEVFEQDGALDRLEDFASRNGPAFYRLPVSEESVTLVKGAPVTYPAKIETGAGPVTVFDPGMPLHWRVA; translated from the coding sequence ATGACCCAGATCACGCTCCGCCGCCCCGACGACTGGCACCTGCACCTCCGCGATGGCGAGATGCTGGCCGGCATCGCCCCCGAATCCGCCCGCCACTTCGGCCGGGCGATCATCATGCCCAACCTCGTGCCCCCGGTGGTCACCGGTGCGCAGGCCGCCGCCTACCGGACGCGGATCCTCGAGGTGCTTCCCGAGGGCAGCACCTTCACCCCGCTGATGACGCTCTACCTGACCGAGACCACCGATCCTGCGGACGTGGCCGCGGCCTATGACGCCGGCATCATCACCGCGCTGAAGCTCTACCCGGCGGGCGCCACCACCAACTCCGCCTCCGGCGTGCGCGACTTCGACAAGGTGCGCCCGGTGCTCGAGCTGATGGCCGAGAAGGGCATCCCGCTCTGCGTGCACGGCGAGGTGGTGGACGGCGACGTCGACATCTTCGACCGCGAGGCGGTGTTCATCGACCGGGTGCTCGACCCCATTCGCCGCGCCACGCCCGGCCTGCGCGTGGTCATGGAGCACATCACGACGAAGCAGGGTGTGGACTATGCCCGCGCGGGAGGTGACGACCTCGGCGCGACGATCACCACGCATCACCTGGTGATCAACCGCAACCACATCCTCGTCGGCGGCATCAAGCCGCACTACTACTGCCTGCCCGTCGCCAAGCGCGAGGAGCACCGGCTGGCGCTGCGCGAGGCCGCGACCTCGGGCGATGCCAGCTTCTTCCTCGGCACCGACAGCGCACCGCACACCGATCCGGCCAAGGAAAGCGCCTGCGGCTGCGCCGGCTGTTTCACCGCGACCAACACGCTGTCGATCCTCGCCGAGGTCTTCGAGCAGGACGGGGCGCTCGACCGGCTCGAGGACTTCGCCTCGCGCAACGGGCCGGCCTTCTACCGCCTGCCGGTGAGCGAGGAGAGCGTGACGCTGGTGAAGGGCGCGCCCGTCACCTACCCCGCCAAGATCGAGACCGGCGCCGGCCCGGTGACCGTCTTCGATCCCGGCATGCCGCTGCACTGGCGCGTCGCCTGA
- a CDS encoding orotate phosphoribosyltransferase — protein MIPSSYPSQEEMARLTARMLWEIGAVHFMGDAPFKLASGLPSPVYIDCRTPISHPRIRSTLMDFLTVTVMRNAGFEAFDNIAGGETAGIPFAALVAERMALPMTYVRKKPKGYGRNARIEGKMTEGQRVLLVEDLTTDGGSKLSFVDAIRETGATCAHTAVIFYYGIFPETTKTLGDHGVQLHYLCTWHDVLAEAKARGGFEPATLAAVEAFLEDPRKWQAENGA, from the coding sequence ATGATCCCCTCGTCCTATCCCTCGCAAGAAGAAATGGCCCGGCTGACGGCCCGGATGCTCTGGGAAATCGGCGCGGTGCATTTCATGGGCGATGCGCCCTTCAAGCTGGCCTCGGGCCTGCCCTCGCCGGTCTACATCGACTGCCGCACGCCGATCTCGCACCCGCGCATCCGTTCGACGCTGATGGATTTCCTGACCGTCACCGTCATGCGCAACGCCGGCTTCGAGGCCTTCGACAACATCGCCGGCGGCGAGACCGCGGGCATCCCCTTTGCCGCACTGGTGGCCGAGCGCATGGCGCTGCCGATGACCTACGTGCGCAAGAAGCCCAAGGGCTACGGCCGCAACGCCCGCATCGAGGGCAAGATGACCGAGGGCCAGCGCGTGTTGCTGGTCGAGGACCTGACCACCGACGGCGGCTCGAAGCTCAGCTTCGTCGACGCGATCCGCGAGACCGGCGCCACCTGCGCGCATACCGCGGTGATCTTCTACTACGGCATCTTCCCCGAGACCACGAAGACGCTCGGCGATCATGGCGTTCAGCTGCACTACCTCTGCACCTGGCATGACGTGCTGGCCGAGGCCAAGGCGCGCGGCGGCTTCGAGCCCGCGACGCTGGCGGCGGTCGAGGCCTTCCTCGAGGATCCGCGCAAATGGCAGGCGGAAAACGGCGCATAA